A genome region from Streptomyces pratensis includes the following:
- a CDS encoding glycoside hydrolase family 19 protein, with the protein MAKRVMSLIVALGALIATFVFLPVSTASAAACAPAWSASAVYWGGGSASYNGRNWSAKWWTQNERPGTADVWADQGSCGGGTDPGTPNPSGFVVSESQFNQMFPSRNSFYTYSGLTAALSAYPGFAKTGSDTVKKQEAAAFLANVSHETGGLVHIVEQNTANYPHYCDTSQSYGCPAGQAAYYGRGPIQLSWNFNYKAAGDALGIDLLGNPWQVEQNASVAWKTGLWYWNTQSGPGTMTPHNAMVNGAGFGETIRSINGSLECNGGNPGQVQSRIAKYQAFVQILGTTPGSNLSC; encoded by the coding sequence GTGGCCAAACGTGTCATGAGCCTGATCGTCGCACTGGGCGCGCTCATCGCGACGTTCGTCTTCCTCCCCGTCTCCACCGCTTCGGCTGCCGCCTGCGCCCCGGCCTGGAGCGCCTCCGCCGTCTACTGGGGCGGTGGCTCCGCCTCGTACAACGGGCGGAACTGGTCGGCGAAGTGGTGGACCCAGAACGAGCGGCCCGGCACGGCCGACGTCTGGGCGGACCAGGGCAGCTGCGGCGGCGGCACGGACCCGGGGACACCGAACCCCTCGGGCTTCGTCGTGAGCGAGTCGCAGTTCAACCAGATGTTCCCGAGCCGGAACTCGTTCTACACGTACAGCGGCCTCACCGCCGCGCTGAGCGCGTACCCCGGCTTCGCCAAAACCGGCAGTGACACGGTCAAGAAGCAGGAGGCGGCGGCCTTCCTCGCCAACGTCAGCCACGAGACCGGCGGGCTGGTCCACATCGTGGAGCAGAACACCGCGAACTACCCCCACTACTGCGACACCAGCCAGTCGTACGGCTGCCCTGCCGGTCAGGCCGCCTACTACGGCCGTGGGCCGATCCAGCTCAGCTGGAACTTCAACTACAAGGCCGCCGGTGACGCGCTCGGCATCGACCTGCTCGGCAACCCCTGGCAGGTGGAGCAGAACGCCTCCGTGGCCTGGAAGACCGGTCTCTGGTACTGGAACACCCAGTCGGGACCCGGCACCATGACGCCCCACAACGCGATGGTCAACGGCGCCGGCTTCGGCGAGACCATCCGGTCCATCAACGGCAGCCTGGAGTGCAACGGCGGCAACCCCGGACAGGTCCAGAGCCGCATCGCCAAGTACCAGGCCTTCGTCCAGATCCTCGGCACCACACCCGGCTCGAACCTGAGCTGCTGA
- a CDS encoding substrate-binding domain-containing protein, producing MDWLFTPENVIAVLTALLGVATSAGVLWYERRVPRRKRIGYRVQMDTPIGSEVSQGRANVRLGLFDETPDMADATLVLLRIENDGSQSIGDEDYTGRGELNGLTVEFTGRTVRGIAVTHSSDADHLMDHFTPAAGLRHDGSVIRLPRVPLNRNEHFKLLVLLTGSHVGGPIKVTGGIRDGAVARNKAARPDEKPPLFGQASRIITVALTTCVVTLAGIIVVRDDSPPPMDCAKGTLTVTGSTAFRPVMEELKEKYEDECEGARIRLDIHGSNAGVRKLDATGAKAGSAGSPSMIALSDGPRPAALTELHGKRVAISLFSLVVNDTVPVKDLTLDQIRRIYAGEVRNWNEIVEGGPDLDIRLVSRDANSGTREVFQRRVLDANEPATSSRDCTTKDYADAPVLRCELDGTDQVLAEVARLDGAIGYTELRGGAVPDGAHRTAIDGTTPSVDTIATSSYPYREIEYAYTYGSPPANSLVAGFLNYLDNYGEEIMRTNGHLPCATPKGMRLCGEDWTLPE from the coding sequence ATGGACTGGTTGTTCACCCCCGAGAACGTCATCGCCGTCCTCACCGCCCTCCTGGGCGTCGCGACGTCGGCGGGCGTGCTCTGGTACGAACGCCGCGTCCCACGCCGCAAACGCATCGGCTACCGCGTGCAGATGGACACCCCCATAGGCAGCGAAGTCAGCCAGGGCCGGGCCAATGTGCGTCTCGGGCTCTTCGACGAGACCCCGGACATGGCCGACGCCACTCTCGTCCTGCTGCGCATCGAGAACGACGGCTCACAGTCGATCGGCGACGAGGACTACACCGGACGCGGTGAACTCAACGGGCTGACGGTGGAGTTCACCGGACGGACGGTCCGAGGGATCGCCGTGACCCATTCGTCGGACGCCGATCACCTCATGGACCACTTCACCCCGGCGGCCGGCTTGCGGCACGACGGATCGGTCATCCGGCTGCCACGCGTCCCGCTCAACCGCAACGAGCACTTCAAGCTCCTGGTCCTGCTCACCGGTTCGCACGTGGGCGGCCCGATCAAGGTCACCGGGGGAATCCGGGACGGTGCCGTGGCGCGGAACAAGGCCGCCCGCCCCGACGAGAAACCTCCACTGTTCGGCCAGGCGTCCAGGATCATCACCGTGGCCCTCACCACCTGCGTGGTCACGCTCGCCGGCATCATCGTCGTACGGGACGACTCCCCGCCGCCGATGGACTGCGCCAAGGGCACCCTCACCGTCACCGGCTCCACTGCCTTCAGGCCGGTCATGGAGGAGCTGAAGGAGAAGTACGAGGACGAGTGCGAAGGCGCCAGGATCCGCCTGGACATCCACGGCAGCAACGCCGGCGTGCGGAAGCTCGACGCCACGGGCGCCAAGGCCGGATCGGCCGGCTCCCCTTCCATGATCGCCCTGTCCGACGGCCCCCGGCCGGCCGCTCTCACCGAGCTGCACGGGAAGCGGGTCGCGATCTCGCTGTTCTCCCTCGTCGTCAACGACACGGTGCCGGTGAAGGACCTCACCCTGGACCAGATCAGACGGATCTACGCCGGCGAGGTCCGCAACTGGAACGAGATCGTGGAGGGCGGCCCCGACCTGGACATCCGGCTCGTCAGCCGGGACGCCAACTCCGGGACCAGGGAGGTGTTCCAGCGCCGTGTCCTGGACGCCAACGAGCCCGCCACGTCCTCACGCGACTGCACCACCAAGGACTACGCCGACGCCCCGGTACTCCGCTGCGAGCTCGACGGCACGGACCAGGTCCTGGCCGAGGTCGCCCGCCTCGACGGCGCGATCGGCTACACCGAACTCCGGGGCGGCGCGGTGCCCGACGGGGCGCACCGGACAGCCATCGACGGCACCACCCCCTCGGTCGACACGATCGCCACCAGCAGCTACCCGTACCGTGAGATCGAATACGCGTACACCTACGGATCGCCGCCCGCGAACTCCCTGGTGGCCGGGTTCCTGAACTACCTCGACAACTACGGCGAGGAGATCATGCGCACCAACGGCCACCTGCCCTGCGCGACGCCGAAGGGCATGCGGCTCTGCGGGGAGGACTGGACCCTCCCCGAGTAA
- a CDS encoding adenylosuccinate synthase has protein sequence MPALVLLGAQWGDEGKGKATDLLGGSVDYVVRYQGGNNAGHTVVVGDQKYALHLLPSGILSPGCTPVIGNGVVVDPAVLLSELSGLNERGVDTSKLLISGNAHLITPYNVTVDKVTERFLGKRKIGTTGRGIGPTYADKINRVGIRVQDLYDESILEQKVEAALEQKNQLLAKVFNRRAIESGKIVEEMLQYAEQIKPYVADTTLILNNAIDEGKVVLFEGGQGTLLDVDHGTYPFVTSSNPTAGGACTGSGVGPTKISRVIGILKAYTTRVGAGPFPTELLDEDGEALRRIGGERGVTTGRDRRCGWFDAPIARYATRVNGLTDFFLTKLDVLTGWEQIPVCVAYEIDGKRVEELPYSQTDFHHAKPIYEMLPGWSEDITKAKTFDDLPKNAQAYVKALEEMSGAPISAIGVGPGRTETIEINSFL, from the coding sequence GTGCCCGCACTTGTGCTGCTCGGTGCTCAGTGGGGTGACGAGGGCAAGGGGAAGGCCACCGACCTCCTCGGTGGATCCGTTGACTATGTGGTGCGTTACCAGGGCGGCAACAATGCCGGCCACACGGTTGTCGTAGGCGACCAGAAGTACGCACTGCATCTCCTCCCCTCCGGAATCCTGTCGCCGGGGTGTACCCCGGTCATCGGTAACGGTGTCGTCGTCGACCCGGCGGTCCTGCTCTCCGAGCTGAGCGGTCTGAACGAGCGAGGCGTCGATACGTCCAAGCTCCTGATCAGCGGCAACGCTCATTTGATCACTCCGTACAACGTCACCGTCGACAAGGTGACGGAACGCTTCCTCGGGAAGCGCAAGATCGGTACCACCGGGCGCGGTATCGGCCCGACGTACGCCGACAAGATCAACCGCGTGGGCATCCGCGTCCAGGACCTCTACGACGAGTCGATCCTGGAGCAGAAGGTCGAGGCGGCGCTGGAGCAGAAGAACCAGCTCCTCGCCAAGGTCTTCAACCGGCGCGCGATCGAGTCCGGCAAGATCGTCGAGGAGATGCTCCAGTACGCGGAGCAGATCAAGCCGTACGTCGCCGACACGACGCTGATCCTGAACAACGCCATCGACGAGGGCAAGGTCGTCCTCTTCGAGGGCGGCCAGGGGACCCTGCTGGACGTCGATCACGGCACCTACCCCTTCGTCACCTCGTCGAACCCGACCGCGGGCGGCGCCTGCACCGGATCCGGCGTGGGCCCGACGAAGATCAGCCGGGTCATCGGCATCCTCAAGGCCTACACCACCCGCGTCGGTGCCGGACCCTTCCCGACCGAACTTCTCGACGAGGACGGCGAGGCGCTGCGCAGGATCGGCGGCGAGCGCGGTGTCACCACCGGCCGCGACCGCCGCTGCGGCTGGTTCGACGCCCCGATCGCGCGGTACGCGACCCGGGTCAACGGCCTCACCGACTTCTTCCTCACCAAGCTGGACGTGCTGACCGGCTGGGAGCAGATCCCGGTGTGCGTGGCGTACGAGATCGACGGCAAGCGCGTCGAGGAACTCCCTTACAGCCAGACCGACTTCCACCACGCGAAGCCGATCTACGAGATGCTGCCGGGCTGGTCCGAGGACATCACGAAGGCCAAGACCTTCGACGACCTGCCGAAGAACGCGCAGGCGTACGTGAAGGCGCTGGAGGAGATGTCCGGCGCCCCGATCTCCGCGATCGGTGTCGGCCCGGGCCGTACCGAGACGATCGAGATCAACTCCTTCCTGTAG
- a CDS encoding diacylglycerol kinase has translation MSAAEPPGDGDHQLLVLIDPLARRYDGESVRIAKDVLSAGAHAKICFADSPDEFARALSRRGSRRPVVVGDDHALLRAVSQLHRERELADSTLALIPVGAAHTLELAHALGVPTGAVAAARTALDGTARRLDLLVDDSDGVVLGELRIPATRPSPGAHHTVWDTCRTLVASLVRPAPPSPSGPSRSHRLRVEADGVLLNDLDRPVEGVSMAAQGDGGLADVVIHTASGDTHTVEAKAVTVSGPDFRYRADIQVAGPVRTRTWTVRAGAWGLVLPTTGA, from the coding sequence GTGTCGGCTGCAGAGCCCCCCGGCGACGGCGACCACCAGCTACTCGTACTCATCGACCCCCTTGCCCGCCGCTACGACGGCGAGTCCGTGCGCATCGCGAAGGACGTGCTGAGCGCCGGCGCGCACGCCAAGATCTGCTTCGCGGACAGCCCTGACGAGTTCGCCAGGGCCCTGTCCCGGCGGGGTTCGCGACGCCCCGTCGTCGTCGGCGACGACCACGCGCTGCTGCGCGCCGTGTCCCAGCTCCACCGGGAACGGGAGCTCGCGGACAGCACGCTCGCCCTGATCCCGGTCGGCGCGGCGCACACGCTGGAACTCGCCCACGCACTCGGCGTGCCCACGGGTGCCGTCGCGGCGGCACGAACCGCGCTCGACGGGACGGCCCGCCGGCTGGATCTGCTCGTCGACGACAGCGACGGAGTCGTTCTCGGTGAGCTGCGCATCCCGGCGACCAGACCCTCACCGGGCGCGCACCACACGGTCTGGGACACCTGCCGCACCCTCGTGGCGTCCCTGGTCCGCCCGGCCCCTCCCTCGCCCTCCGGCCCCTCCCGCAGCCATCGGCTGCGGGTGGAGGCGGACGGGGTCCTGCTGAACGACCTGGACCGGCCCGTCGAGGGCGTCTCGATGGCCGCCCAGGGCGACGGGGGCCTGGCGGACGTGGTGATCCACACGGCCTCCGGCGACACGCACACGGTGGAGGCCAAGGCGGTCACGGTCTCCGGCCCGGACTTCCGCTACCGCGCGGACATACAGGTCGCGGGTCCCGTGAGGACCCGCACCTGGACGGTCCGCGCGGGCGCCTGGGGGCTGGTGCTGCCCACGACGGGCGCCTGA
- a CDS encoding GbsR/MarR family transcriptional regulator: MANGTGEPGGAEVGAGAGRDEDAASRFVERFAAEMTEAGMQRMAARVFASLLADDDGSMTSADLGRQLRISPAAVSGAVSYLSQVSMVGRERDPGSRRDRYRLRDDVWYATFASREQVLTRWERTLREGARSLGEDTPAGARLVETAEFFEFMQAELVGVMARWRESRRTAG; this comes from the coding sequence ATGGCCAACGGGACCGGAGAACCCGGGGGCGCGGAGGTCGGCGCGGGTGCCGGGCGTGACGAGGACGCGGCGTCGCGCTTCGTCGAGCGCTTCGCGGCCGAGATGACGGAGGCCGGGATGCAGCGGATGGCCGCCCGCGTCTTCGCGTCCCTCCTCGCCGACGACGACGGCTCCATGACCTCGGCGGACCTCGGCAGGCAGCTACGGATCAGCCCGGCCGCCGTTTCGGGGGCGGTCAGTTACCTCAGCCAGGTCAGCATGGTCGGCCGGGAAAGGGACCCCGGCTCACGCCGTGACCGCTACCGCCTGCGCGACGACGTCTGGTACGCCACCTTCGCGAGCCGCGAACAGGTGCTGACCCGGTGGGAGCGCACGCTGAGGGAGGGCGCGCGCTCCCTCGGCGAGGACACCCCGGCCGGTGCCCGGCTCGTGGAGACGGCGGAGTTCTTCGAGTTCATGCAGGCCGAGCTGGTCGGCGTCATGGCCCGGTGGCGCGAGAGCCGCAGGACGGCCGGCTGA
- a CDS encoding ABC transporter ATP-binding protein: MTKAITVAGLHKSFGRTHALDGLDLAVEAGEVHGFLGPNGAGKSTTIRVLLGLLRADSGAAQLLGKDPWHDAVELHRRLAYVPGDVELWPGLTGGEAIDLLSRLRGGADRRRRDELVERFGLDPTKKGRAYSKGNRQKVAIVAALASDAELLLLDEPTAGLDPLMEVVFQDVILQAKAAGRTVLLSSHVLAQVERLADRISIVRLGRTVQSGSLSELRHLTRTTIEAETDRPADGLDQLPGVHSLEVTADGTGSGGRVRFAVDGAHLDGAVRKLAEFGVRGLISHPPTLEELMLRHYGDELAANGPGHGPAGASGPGSAR; the protein is encoded by the coding sequence ATGACGAAGGCAATCACCGTGGCCGGACTGCACAAGTCGTTCGGGCGGACACACGCACTGGACGGCCTCGACCTCGCCGTCGAGGCAGGCGAGGTCCATGGCTTCCTGGGGCCGAACGGCGCCGGGAAGTCGACCACCATCCGGGTCCTGCTGGGGCTGCTGCGCGCCGATTCGGGGGCGGCCCAGCTGCTGGGGAAGGATCCGTGGCACGACGCCGTGGAGCTGCACCGGCGCCTGGCCTACGTGCCCGGCGACGTGGAGCTGTGGCCCGGCCTCACCGGCGGCGAGGCCATCGACCTGCTCTCGCGTCTGCGCGGCGGGGCCGACAGACGGCGCCGCGACGAGCTGGTGGAGCGCTTCGGCCTCGACCCCACGAAGAAGGGCCGGGCCTACTCGAAGGGCAACCGCCAGAAGGTGGCCATCGTGGCCGCACTCGCCTCCGACGCGGAACTGCTGCTCCTGGACGAGCCGACCGCCGGGCTCGACCCCCTCATGGAGGTGGTCTTCCAGGACGTCATCCTTCAGGCGAAGGCAGCGGGCAGGACGGTGCTGCTCTCCAGCCACGTCCTGGCCCAGGTCGAGAGACTGGCCGACCGGATCAGCATCGTCCGCCTCGGGAGGACCGTGCAGTCGGGGTCGCTGAGCGAGCTGCGGCACCTCACGCGTACGACGATCGAGGCCGAGACGGACCGGCCGGCCGACGGGCTCGACCAGCTGCCCGGTGTGCACTCCCTGGAGGTCACCGCCGACGGAACGGGGAGCGGGGGCCGGGTGCGCTTCGCCGTGGACGGCGCCCACCTCGACGGCGCCGTGCGCAAGCTCGCCGAATTCGGCGTACGCGGCCTGATCAGCCACCCGCCGACCCTGGAGGAGCTCATGCTCCGCCACTACGGCGACGAGCTCGCCGCCAACGGCCCCGGCCACGGCCCCGCCGGCGCCTCGGGTCCGGGGAGCGCGCGATGA
- a CDS encoding ABC transporter permease, with amino-acid sequence MSATAATGTGTGTGTPTTTRTSAGHGALTGTLALVGFNLRRDRVRLPVWVLALFLGTLSTADEFKTLYAAPEDRAAVLGTMDSPAGLAMTGPRHYLDDYTFGSMLGHQMLGFLAVLVGLMSVLAVTRHTREEEETGRAELVRATVVGRHAHLAAALWVAVVANLSLAALLAVGLGAMDLAPGGTTGSLLYGLAHAAVGLVFAGVAAVTTQITAHTRGASGMALAAVGLAYALRAAGDAGGDDALSWLSPIGWVQRTYPYVDNRWWPLLLCAALAALLAGAGFVLSARRDVGAGLRAARPGRPTASGALLRPLGFALRLHRSVLAGFGAGLFLMGAMYGSILGEADDMLKNIDQIQEALRRIGGASPAESFASMIMVILAVVASVHVVTAALRPRAEENSGRAEPLLATGLSRVRWAGSHLVVALAGGTALLLLAGLGIGLAGAASAGDSGLVLSLTGAALAYAPALWVTAGVAAVLFGWLPRAAQAAWAVPAYAFVTGYLGQLLRFPDWMNGLSPFGHVPQLPAAPMDWTPMAVLTLVAAALVLLGLEGFRRRDLQTK; translated from the coding sequence ATGAGCGCCACGGCCGCCACCGGCACCGGCACCGGCACCGGCACCCCCACGACGACGCGCACCTCCGCCGGTCACGGAGCGCTGACCGGGACCCTCGCCCTGGTCGGCTTCAACCTGCGCAGGGACCGCGTCAGGCTGCCCGTGTGGGTCCTCGCGCTGTTCCTCGGCACGCTGTCCACGGCCGACGAGTTCAAGACCCTGTACGCCGCCCCCGAGGACCGCGCCGCCGTCCTCGGCACCATGGACAGCCCCGCCGGGCTCGCCATGACCGGGCCCCGGCACTATCTGGACGACTACACCTTCGGCTCGATGCTCGGCCACCAGATGCTCGGCTTCCTGGCCGTCCTGGTCGGCCTCATGAGCGTCCTGGCCGTCACCCGCCACACCCGCGAGGAGGAGGAGACCGGCCGTGCGGAGCTGGTCCGCGCGACCGTCGTCGGACGCCACGCACACCTGGCCGCCGCACTCTGGGTCGCCGTCGTCGCGAACCTCTCGCTCGCCGCACTGCTCGCCGTCGGGCTCGGAGCGATGGACCTGGCCCCGGGCGGCACCACGGGCTCGCTCCTCTACGGCCTCGCGCACGCCGCCGTCGGCCTCGTCTTCGCCGGCGTCGCCGCGGTCACCACGCAGATCACTGCTCACACCCGGGGCGCCTCCGGCATGGCGCTGGCAGCCGTCGGTCTCGCGTACGCCCTCCGGGCCGCCGGTGACGCGGGCGGCGACGACGCCCTCTCCTGGCTCTCCCCGATCGGCTGGGTCCAGCGCACCTACCCCTACGTGGACAACCGCTGGTGGCCGCTGCTGCTCTGCGCGGCACTAGCCGCCCTCCTCGCCGGTGCCGGATTCGTCCTGTCCGCACGACGGGACGTGGGCGCGGGGCTCCGTGCCGCCCGGCCGGGCCGCCCGACGGCGTCCGGCGCGCTGCTCCGGCCGCTGGGGTTCGCGCTGCGTCTGCACCGCTCGGTGCTGGCGGGGTTCGGGGCCGGACTCTTCCTGATGGGCGCGATGTACGGGTCGATCCTGGGCGAGGCCGACGACATGCTGAAGAACATCGACCAGATCCAGGAGGCGCTCCGGAGGATCGGCGGCGCGAGCCCGGCAGAGTCGTTCGCCTCGATGATCATGGTGATCCTCGCGGTGGTCGCCTCCGTCCACGTCGTGACCGCGGCCCTCCGGCCCCGGGCCGAGGAGAACTCGGGCCGCGCCGAACCGCTCCTGGCGACCGGCCTCTCCCGTGTCCGGTGGGCGGGCAGCCATCTCGTGGTCGCCCTCGCCGGAGGCACGGCGCTGCTCCTGCTCGCCGGACTCGGGATCGGCCTCGCCGGGGCGGCGTCGGCCGGCGACTCCGGGCTGGTGCTCTCACTGACGGGTGCGGCACTCGCCTACGCACCGGCCCTGTGGGTCACCGCCGGTGTGGCCGCCGTCCTGTTCGGCTGGCTGCCGCGGGCGGCCCAGGCCGCGTGGGCGGTGCCGGCGTACGCGTTCGTGACCGGCTACCTGGGCCAACTGCTCCGGTTCCCGGACTGGATGAACGGACTGTCCCCCTTCGGGCACGTCCCGCAGCTGCCCGCGGCTCCCATGGACTGGACGCCCATGGCTGTCCTCACACTGGTCGCCGCCGCCCTGGTGCTGCTCGGCCTGGAGGGCTTCCGGCGCCGTGACCTGCAGACGAAATAG
- a CDS encoding cytochrome P450, with amino-acid sequence MHVSFDPWSPAFVADPYPAYAALRATGRAHYFEPTRQWLVPHYSDVSGLLRDRRLGRTYLHRFSHDEFGVTAPPAAHEPFHTLNGHGILDLEAPDHTRIRRLVAKAFTPRRVEALAPTVERLAAGFVDDFVAAGGGDLLSQVAEPLPVAVIAEMLGVPEADRGLLRPWSAAICGMFELNPPEETARAAVQASVEFSAYLRELIEARRADPGTDLISGLIAAHDDEDRLTEQEIISTCVLLLNAGHEATVNATVNSWWMLFRHPEQLAALRGDHGLLPTAVEELLRYDTPVPMFARWVLDDIEIDGTVIPRGSQVALLFASANRDPERFADAETLDLSRQDNPHISFGAGIHYCLGAPLARLELAASFGELLRKAPGMRLTAEPEWNPGYVIRGLRELLVEI; translated from the coding sequence ATGCACGTGTCCTTCGACCCCTGGTCCCCGGCGTTCGTCGCCGACCCCTACCCCGCCTACGCCGCGCTGCGCGCCACCGGCCGGGCGCACTACTTCGAGCCGACGCGGCAGTGGCTCGTCCCGCACTACTCCGATGTGTCCGGGCTGCTGCGCGACCGGCGGCTGGGGCGGACGTATCTGCACCGCTTCAGCCACGACGAGTTCGGGGTGACCGCCCCGCCGGCGGCCCACGAACCGTTCCACACGCTCAACGGTCACGGGATCCTCGATCTGGAGGCCCCTGACCACACCCGGATCCGGCGGCTGGTCGCCAAGGCCTTCACGCCCCGCAGGGTCGAGGCGCTCGCCCCGACCGTGGAGCGGCTCGCCGCCGGGTTCGTCGACGACTTCGTGGCGGCGGGCGGCGGCGATCTGCTGAGCCAGGTCGCCGAGCCGCTCCCGGTGGCCGTCATCGCCGAGATGCTCGGTGTCCCGGAGGCCGACCGGGGGCTGCTGCGGCCGTGGTCGGCGGCGATCTGCGGGATGTTCGAGCTGAACCCGCCGGAGGAGACCGCGCGGGCCGCCGTCCAGGCGTCTGTCGAGTTCTCCGCCTACCTGCGCGAACTGATCGAGGCGCGGCGCGCGGACCCGGGGACCGACCTGATCTCCGGGCTCATCGCCGCCCACGACGACGAGGACCGGCTGACCGAGCAGGAGATCATCTCCACCTGTGTGCTGCTGCTCAACGCAGGTCACGAGGCGACGGTCAACGCCACCGTCAACAGCTGGTGGATGCTCTTCCGGCACCCGGAGCAACTGGCGGCCCTGCGCGGCGACCACGGCCTCCTGCCGACCGCGGTGGAGGAACTGCTTCGCTACGACACCCCGGTACCCATGTTCGCGCGCTGGGTCCTCGACGACATCGAGATCGACGGCACCGTCATTCCGCGCGGCTCGCAGGTCGCGCTGCTCTTCGCCTCGGCCAACCGGGACCCGGAGCGCTTCGCCGACGCGGAGACGCTGGACCTGTCCCGGCAGGACAACCCGCACATCTCGTTCGGCGCGGGCATCCACTACTGCCTGGGCGCCCCGCTGGCCCGCCTGGAACTGGCTGCTTCCTTCGGCGAGTTGCTCCGCAAGGCGCCCGGGATGCGGCTGACCGCGGAACCGGAGTGGAACCCGGGGTACGTGATCCGTGGACTCCGGGAGCTACTCGTCGAGATCTGA
- a CDS encoding response regulator, protein MSEAPIRVLIVDDQMMVREGFSVLLNAMPGIEVVGEAVDGRQAVSQVAALRPDVVLMDIRMPELNGIEATREIVAADADAKVLVLTTFDLDEYVYQALRAGASGFLLKDASARQLAEGVRVVASGEALLAPTVTRRLITEFSRIADAPRPPAMARMGDLTERETEVLVLIAQGLSNLEIASHLVVAESTIKTHVSRVLVKLGLRDRTQAAVFAYEARLVTPG, encoded by the coding sequence ATGAGCGAAGCGCCCATCCGGGTCCTGATCGTCGACGACCAGATGATGGTCCGCGAGGGATTCTCCGTACTGCTCAACGCGATGCCCGGAATCGAGGTCGTCGGCGAGGCCGTCGACGGGCGGCAGGCCGTCTCCCAGGTCGCGGCACTCCGGCCCGACGTCGTGCTGATGGACATCCGCATGCCGGAGCTCAACGGCATCGAGGCGACCCGCGAGATCGTCGCAGCGGACGCGGACGCCAAGGTGCTCGTCCTGACCACGTTCGACCTGGACGAGTACGTGTACCAGGCCCTGCGGGCCGGCGCCTCCGGCTTCCTGCTGAAGGACGCCTCGGCCCGGCAGCTCGCCGAGGGCGTACGGGTGGTGGCGTCCGGCGAGGCGCTCCTCGCTCCGACGGTGACCCGGCGGCTGATCACCGAGTTCTCGAGGATCGCCGATGCGCCACGGCCTCCCGCCATGGCCAGGATGGGCGACCTCACGGAGCGGGAGACGGAGGTGCTCGTGCTGATCGCCCAGGGACTGTCGAACCTGGAGATCGCCTCGCACCTGGTGGTCGCCGAGTCGACGATCAAGACGCACGTGAGCCGCGTCCTGGTGAAGCTCGGACTGCGGGACCGGACCCAGGCGGCGGTGTTCGCGTACGAGGCGCGGCTGGTCACGCCCGGATAG